The Cryptomeria japonica chromosome 6, Sugi_1.0, whole genome shotgun sequence genomic interval tgatacaaaaaattcaaaaaggtTGAATTACAAAGAACCGCATTCACTGAAATGTTGATCACAGTTCATTGTTCAAAAAGAATCTCAAACTTCCTTCATCACTACTCTGCTATACATATAAACCTTTGTACTACTTCACATTCGCTTTGCACAATATATACAACTTATTCTTTTATCTTCTTAATCATTCCATCATTTATATACCATCCACAACCACAATATTTACATGCAAAATGGCCATACCAAAAATTAATCTCCAAGATAATGCAAAAGACAAATGAAACATGCGAGAGATCACACCATGTGAACACACCTTCTAGACACTTCCAAAATAACTCTTATGCAACCACACACTGCCACACAAACCAAAATACCATAGGCTAGCCCTAAATAATAACTCTATTAACGCGCACCAACACTACCGATTCAATCTTCAATGAGGACCACCAAACATACACATAGATGACCAAAATAGCTACATAAAACATCAATGAACCCAAAGCAACAAACCACATCACTCTAACCAGTTGAAGGTAGAAGAATGCAACACAATCCTGCACACTGTTACTCCGTCATTGAACCAACTAGAACTTAGACTTGAATATCTTCAACTGTAAAACACATGAGCatataaaatttgaaatatgatgagCATATATATTCATAAGTATCATACTACAATCACATGATCATCTGACACATATCTACCATAATTTGGACCAAATACCTGATTGGCAGACTGTTCACCAGAACAGTCATACTTCACTAAATCACAACTGCGGACCACAAAGACTATCACTAGATGTCTAAAAACACCACaataaatcattattttccatCTCAAATGTCTATAAGCAATCTCCATACATccacttaaatatttttcatttagtcattaaaaaaaacctattttcactttattatttatattatagaattttataattattaatagttattttattaaggtcaattataattaatattacatatatatttaaaagaatatatgatcttaaattttttttaataattaagtttaagattgattttattattataattataattatatagattttataattaaattaggattttttttatttttattttttatcagcAAGTGCTATCAAGATGGGGATAGCACCCTATATTAAACCAAAATGAGACATACATATTGTCATATATATAGCCTCCACACTTTTCAAATCTATATCTAGTACTTATTACATAAGCCTAAGTATGGTAGCCACCCGCGTGCCTATGGTTGCCACCTTGTCAATATTCCCTTCTGGCAACCAACCATCTTCCTGGAGCATCATCCTTCTGAAAGGTTCCATATCTGCATTTTTGACACCAACTCTGAAAACCTCCCAAGCCTCCACCATGAACTCCTCCTTCCTCATTCCGATTACTTCAGCAGCAAGTCGAACTTCATCTTCGGGGTTCGAACACTCCTTGTCTGAAAGAAAGACCAATGGGTTGAAGTATGACCCGAGGATGCTGGCCCATTCCTCCTCCACTTCCAGCACTGCTCCTCCTACAACTTTGACATCTTCTTCCCGAACGAAGCCCTCTAACTTTTCCACACAGGCTTCCTTTGAGGGTAGAACATCCACCAACAGACACAGGATGATCTCGTATATGAAGTCGTCGCACCAATGCCTGTCTTCACTAAATGCATCATCTAGAATACCCTGGATCGCAGTCTGGCCTTCGATATCTATGTCGAATAGCCGTTCGCATTGAGCTCCCAGCGTCTCCTCACGGCAAAGGAAACTTAATCCAAATCTGTGAACCATCTTACTTATGCAAAGTGTTTTGATCCTGGCTATCCACTCTAATTTATAACGACCGACTGGTTCTAGAACCCTCTCGGCCATTCTAAATCCTTTTGCTGTTCATTCATGGGCTGTCAAGAAATGCCATGGGTACTTCTGCCTTCCGTTGTGAACCTCTGGATAAGAGCGTACCTTCTCTTGTCCTTATAGGCCAATCCACCTTCCAATCAGCCAATTCCCGACTTAGGGATGTAGGCTGCGTCCTCTTGCAATCTCTGTAGGATATCATTGTTGACCGCATTTGCAGTAGATAAGACAGTTGGCAGAAGAGTGTCTAACCCGTGATTAGTTAAGAGGTCCGCAACTTGGTTGCCTTCCCTGTATGTATGTTGTATCTGGTAATCCTCGAATTTTAGAAGGTGGTCataaattcttgggatccaagagCCCAACCGCTAATTCAAAAAGTGCTTATTAATGATTCCATTGATAACCACTTTTGAGTCTCCTTCTATCACCACTTTAGTTAATCCATTAGCAGTTGCCCATTTGAGTCCTTCCTCTAGGGCTGTAATTTCTGCTATATTGTTGGATACAAAGCCCGCTTGTCCACTTACCGCACCTATAAATTTGCCTTTCTCGTCTCTGATGACTGCTCCATAGCCTGATGGACCTGGATTACCTTTGCTAGCCCCATCGAAGTTCATCTTTTTCCAACCACTAGGGAGGGGGGGTTCCACTTAACCCTTTTTTGATCTATAGTCTTAAACCCTTGGGTATGAATGCTACTTTGTTTCAATTTCCACCCTTGCTCCATATCCCTATCCTACTTTGAGTAATATTTATATTTACTGCCGCATATCTTGCCATTAATTGTTTCTTCGATGGCCCCTTGAATTTTATTGATAAGGATGTTGACCTCCATCTCTTTTTCCCTAAAAatccttctatttctctccttccacacATGCCACACCATCAAAGAAGGAGACGTCATCCACAAGCTACCCCATTTAGAAGATCTACCTCCCCTTGGCCAAGCTTGAATGAATTCCTTAAATGAGTTGTTATAAACCATATAATTATGAAGCTGCATCTGCAACCAGTCCCAACACTTTCTAGAATAAGAGCAATTGTACATTAAATTATTCACTGTTTCTTCCTCCATTTTGCAGAGACAGCATCTGCTGGGCCCCTGGATCCCAATTAACTTCAATTTGTCACTAGTAAGAATTTTCCCATGTAGAGCAATCCAAAGAAAGGTCCCCGCCTTAGGTAATACCCACTTGTCCCAACATAAGACAATCGACCAGACCCCATCTTTTTGCCTCCTTCACTGCAATTCGTATCCCAAGTTGACCTTATAACTTCCTGATTTGGATGCATTCCAAATAAGCGTGTCTTTTTCGGATGTCAAATGGATGATTCTTCTTCGGAGAATATCATTTACCTTCTCACTATTTGCATTTTGAACATTATCAATCACCTTCCATCTAATTGTGGAATTTGCACTACACCCTTCTTGGATATAATCTGCTACCCGTTCACCCATAGAAGCTTCCATCTCGTTTATCCAATCTAAATCATCAATTTCGTCAACTAGTGCCTTGTCACCATTCCATGAATCCCTCCAGAATTTAGCCTTACAACTGTCACCTATCCTCCATGTCAGATGATCGGTGATGATTTCCTACTTTCCCATATGAATTTCCATATCGGAGAGCCTCTAGTTGATTTCGCCATAGTAAAAATTCTTTTTGGCTCATTCGAATCGAGGTATTTATGCGACATCATCTTGCACCAGCCTTTGTTGGGACTATTGTACATCTTCCAAACCAACTTTGCCCCCAACGCCAAAATCTGCAAGTTCATCTTCCTTAGACCCGCTCCACCTTCCATTTTCAACATACAGACTGTTTCCCAATTTATTAACGGAATCTTTTTTCCATCCTTCGCCTCTTCCCAGATGAACCTTTTTAATAGTCCATCCATTGTCGACAATGCCTTTTGAGGAGCCCTGTAGCATGACAAATAATAAATAGGGATGGCTGAAAGCACTGACTTGTTCATCTGTATCCGCCCCGCCTGCGAAAGCCACTTATTCTTCCATAGGGTTGTTTTGGCTCTGCATTTATTAATTACTTCTTCCCATAGCCTAACGTCTACTTTGCCTGCGAACAAGGGAATTTCGAGGTAATGGATCGGGAATGCACCTTGGCCGAATTGCAGTATTCTGACTATTTTCTCCTGCGTTTTCTTACTAGAATTTAAAAAGTAAATATGGGACTTTTGTTTGTTCATGCTTTGCTCAGATTCCTTTTCGTAAGCTTCCAATACGTTGCCAATGACTAGAGCTTCTCTTTCCGATGCATAGCCAAAGAGAATGGTATCGTCTGTGAATTGAGAGTGGGACCCCGGACACAATCTTTCGCTGCCTGAAAACCCTTTCCAAAGACCTTGATCCACTTTATTTTTGATCTGCTTGCCTAGCACTTCTGCCATCAGAACAAACAGGAAGGGCGACAAAGGATCTCCTTGTTGTAGCCTATTAGAAGCTTTGAAGAAACCACATGCGGAGCCGTTAACCAAAATTGAGAAGGAAACAGTTGAAATACATTGGACTATGCACCTTATCCatttatcatcaaaaccaaacttcttcagtaCCCCTATTAAGAAACTCCACTTAACCCGATCGTAGGCCTTGGAAACATCAAGTTTAATGACCATACCTTGAAATTTAGAAGCATGCATCGAGTGGATGGTTTTAGCTGCCATGATGATGCTATCCGTGATTTCACGCCCCGGGATGAAGCCGTGCTATTCTGGTGAGATAATGTTTTTGAGGATTGATTTGAGTCTGTTGGTCATGGCCTTGGATATGATTTTATATAGGGAGTTGCAGAGTGAAATTGGCCTAAAATCCATGACTGATAAACCGTCTCGTTTCTTCGGAATTAAAGCAATGTTCGTGTGATTAATCTCTTTGACGAACTTCCCCTGTTTTCTAAAATCTTCCAGAATTATGAGAATATCATTCCCCATGAATTCCCAGCATCTCTGATAAAATTCCATTGTGAACCCATCTGGACTTGGTGCTTTGATAGGATGTTGATCAAAGACCGCCTTTCTAACTTCATCAAGTGAAAAGGGACAACATAATGATCGGTTATCAGCCTCTGAAATTACTTTTGGGATGAAGTCCGCAATAAATTGGGACTGCGAATTTTGAACAACTGCATTCCCCAGCAGATCTTTGAAAAAGCTAATCGCTGTCTCCTCTATGGCTTCTGGGGAAGAGTGCAACTTAGCTTCTAGACCAGTAATTCTAGAAATTCTGTTCTTAGAACTGAATGATTTAACAGATGCGTGGAAAAATTTCGTGTTTGCATCTCCCTCTTTAATCCAGAGCTTCCTGGATTTATCATGCCAAAAAACCTCTTCTCTGTGAAGAATTTCTGCCAATTCCTATTTGAGTGAGACTTCTCTGTGGTACATATCATTTGTCATCCCAATATAGATGattatcctatttatttgattaagttccTCCTCTATTCTGTTTCTTTCAACAAAGATATTCTTAAATGAATCTCTATTCCAAATTTTGATCTTTTCCTTTATAACTTTTAGTCTTTTTACGAAACAAAAGCTCGGGGAGCCCCCAAAAACATTACTATCTTCCCACCATTTCTTAAGAAGTGTTAAAAACTCTGGGTCTCTCCACCACATACTTAGGAATTTGAAGCTGCTTCTTTCTTTGTTAAATGCTTCACTCAATTTGAGTTCAACTGGAAAATGATCTGAGAGTGATATAGGGAGAATTAAAGCTTCTACCTGCAAGGATGACTCCAACCAGGCTTCACCAATAAGATGCCTATCCAACCTTTCCAAAATATGTGCAAATTTGGCTCTTCTGTTTGTCCAGGTGAAAGATCTATTCTTAGGAACTACGTCCATCAAATGATTTTGCATTACAAATTCTCTAAAATCTTCCATTATCTTGTTTGACATTCTCAATCCTCCTTTTTTCTCATCCAGATCAAGCAAGGCGTTGAAATCGCCAACCACTACTATCTTATTGTTACAAACTACCATCATTTTGTTTGTGAGAGTTTGCCATGTCTCCTGTTTTTCTGATGTTTTGATTGAACCGTAGACATTAATTAGTGGAAAGTTCAATTCCTCCTTAAAGCTGAAGACAGAGCAGATCATCCAATGTTCTGCCTTTTCCAACAAGGTTATTCTGACTTTCGCAGGATTCCAGATGACTCCCAATCCACCAGCGGCCCCTGAAGCTTCTTGAAAGATGCCTTCCCAAACTTTACAATAAGTAATGAAACTGGAGGGCTTTTCTTCATTGAACTTTGTTTCCTGTTAGGCAATAATATCACTACTACTTCTAGCCAACGCTCTTTTAACCAAGCGTCTTTTGTTAAGGGTCGAtaggcccctgacattccacgTGGTGATTTTCATATTTTGCCAGGGGAAATTCCTTCTCCCCTAGCTTTTCTCATGAAATCAAAAACACTGACAATTCCTTTCTCCTTGGCACTTTCTTCTCTCTTTTGACAGTTGCTTCTCCTTCCCCTGGAACCTTTGCCCTTTCCCAGGAGTACGTTCGCCGATTGGCTAATGCATCTTGGATCAA includes:
- the LOC131050113 gene encoding uncharacterized protein LOC131050113; its protein translation is MKALQKRLEINGGTRRSTSNPKEGQVLEEEQTVVDLREEIDEDSQLWNNHAIIARIIGLNWSRKNIKLWVAESWGNRVVIKFIPKGFFVVLFEDSTERERILNQEIWYADKHAVYLQPWKPNFNPIPLLVYSNPIWINMYNLPIEYWGESYLGKIGRTLGSVLEIDFDDEGELCKLIKIKVAAVKKIPEYICLQTSNGIWRQRLEIEKERRVCSRCGNKSHGIEDCRMFVRRAKKPIRNPEQLWRKKTEKTVRGSEAELNTENSERNKEKVGNSSAEIAEENLNAKIRPIEEIISQVGGEGSYKEVVMGSKDGGVAFSPHKTFNMNKGLSNTEFELDKEFVEDCDQEDALENVDPRCISQSANVLLGKGKGSRGRRSNCQKREESAKEKGIETKFNEEKPSSFITYCKVWEGIFQEASGAAGGLGVIWNPAKVRITLLEKAEHWMICSVFSFKEELNFPLINVYGSIKTSEKQETWQTLTNKMMVVCNNKIVVVGDFNALLDLDEKKGGLRMSNKIMEDFREFVMQNHLMDVVPKNRSFTWTNRRAKFAHILERLDRHLIGEAWLESSLQVEALILPISLSDHFPVELKLSEAFNKERSSFKFLSMWWRDPEFLTLLKKWKLWIKEGDANTKFFHASVKSFSSKNRISRITGLEAKLHSSPEAIEETAISFFKDLLGNAVVQNSQSQFIADFIPKVISEADNRSLCCPFSLDEVRKAVFDQHPIKAPSPDGFTMEFYQRCWEFMGNDILIILEDFRKQGKFVKEINHTNIALIPKKRDEVLGKQIKNKVDQGLWKGFSGSERLCPGSHSQFTDDTILFGYASEREALVIGNVLEAYEKESEQSMNKQKSHIYFLNSSKKTQEKIVRILQFGQGAFPIHYLEIPLFAGKVDVRLWEEGSSKGIVDNGWTIKKVHLGRGEGWKKDSVNKLGNSLYVENGRWSGSKEDELADFGVGGKVGLEDVQ